The following proteins are encoded in a genomic region of Hydra vulgaris chromosome 05, alternate assembly HydraT2T_AEP:
- the LOC100213349 gene encoding uncharacterized protein LOC100213349, translated as MFWNATQEVSEVNNPWIQLPYTIIQYIVLILSILGNSLLIITLVRIRKLKKFVDKLIFNLGACNLLMVVVSIPADILLRASNNFPFGLFGCKIINPVSTYAVNTGVFTLMVIAFERWKVVAQPFGLVNKGLRAALIIVTIHGCGLGSIIPYMFTLRLKLKEGKIICEEGWSNDSARVYTVVLFAVQYAVPVPIMLGFYTKAWLIVQNMNITIVKPHSAPSEVSIRNERSSISIFSKCRLNHASVLYKIQENLMNKKMEKLYHLPIPPVQKRNSDTLSKSKGSNLFVHDLASFRNSFQSNKDYMLQCKIIDPKKAIYFPNNIESQFSNKMSNEKNDENIRRFSLGYPKFAKLSLRRFSLNDKDFFKEKKNPLKMQNDVSNFKQNTKSRSNQVLSSCIFPNILIEPSALQHKALQQRFRQSRDLLKTFTVVVTVFVIFMLPNQIYWMTLYFSHISQNECAVNIVYILTYANCVLNPWIYGGLNRTFRKDFKYLLLRISILLKLRKT; from the coding sequence ATGTTTTGGAATGCTACACAAGAAGTATCAGAGGTTAACAACCCGTGGATTCAACTTCCATACACAATTATTCAGTACATTGTGCTCATCTTAAGTATATTAGGCAACTCTCTACTTATTATTACACTCGTTCGcataagaaagttaaaaaaatttgttgataagtTGATTTTTAACTTGGGAGCGTGCAATCTACTTATGGTAGTTGTTTCAATCCCAGCTGACATTTTGCTTCGAGCATCCAATAATTTTCCGTTTGGTCTATTTggttgtaaaattattaaccCAGTTTCTACATATGCCGTTAACACAGGAGTTTTCACATTAATGGTAATAGCATTCGAACGCTGGAAAGTGGTAGCCCAACCTTTCGGATTAGTCAATAAGGGACTGAGAGCAGCTTTAATTATAGTAACAATCCATGGTTGCGGTCTTGGCAGTATAATACCGTATATGTTTACTTTACGTCTTAAACTCAAAGAAGGCAAAATAATTTGCGAAGAAGGGTGGTCTAATGATTCCGCGCGCGTATATACAGTTGTCCTATTTGCAGTACAGTATGCGGTACCAGTTCCTATAATGTTAGGATTTTATACAAAAGCTTGGTTAATAGTACAAAATATGAACATAACAATTGTAAAGCCACATTCTGCACCATCGGAGGTGTCAATACGGAACGAAAGAAGTTCAAttagtattttttcaaaatgtagaCTTAATCATGCTAGTGTTTTGTACAAGATTCAAGAAAacttaatgaataaaaaaatggaaaaattataTCATCTGCCCATTCCTCCGGTGCAAAAACGAAATTCAGATACCTTAAGCAAATCAAAAGGTTCAAATTTATTTGTTCACGACTTAGCTTCTTTTAGAAACAGCTTCCAGTCAAACAAAGATTACATGTTACAATGTAAAATTATCGATCCAAAAAAAGCTATATATTTTCCAAACAATATAGAAAGtcaattttctaataaaatgtctaacGAAAAGAACGACGAAAATATACGAAGATTTAGTCTTGGTTATCCAAAATTTGCTAAACTTTCTCTAAGaagattttctttaaatgacaaagatttttttaaagaaaaaaaaaatcctctaaaaatgcaaaatgatGTCTCAAATTTTAAGCAGAATACAAAATCTAGATCAAATCAAGTGTTATCAAGTTGCATCtttccaaatattttaatagaacCCAGTGCATTACAACACAAAGCATTACAACAACGATTTCGTCAGAGTAGAGACTTATTAAAAACGTTTACTGTTGTAGTTACGGTATTTGTCATATTCATGCTTCCTAATCAAATCTATTGGATGACTTTGTATTTTAGTCATATATCGCAAAATGAATGTGCTGTTAATATTGTGTATATACTTACGTATGCTAATTGTGTTTTAAACCCTTGGATATACGGGGGGTTAAATCGAACATTTCGGAAAGATTTCAAATACTTGCTTTTGCGAATTTCAATACTACtgaaattaagaaaaacatag